The Musa acuminata AAA Group cultivar baxijiao chromosome BXJ1-8, Cavendish_Baxijiao_AAA, whole genome shotgun sequence genomic sequence ATGCCCTATACCTCAGACTGCATCATGTAAAAATCAGCCTAGTAAATCTGAACATTCTGATGCTGCTATGAAGTCAGCTTTGGTAACACAAGGGTCTTCGAAAAAAGAATCAACTTTAGCTGCATCCATTGTGGATGTCTCCAAGGACCCACTTTGCAAAGCAGCTACTAACACTGGTGGGGCAGAGATGCCGGCAACCACAGCCAAAGATGAGAAGAGCAGTAGCTCAAGTGAATCTCAGAACAACAGTCAGTCTTGTTCTAGTAATCATGCAAAAACAATTGGTTCTTTGTGGAAGGAAGACAAAAGGAATTCAAGTGCTGGATCAATGAACGCATCTAAGGCTGCTGGTAGTTCAACTTGTCATCGAAGATCAAGCAATGGGTTTTCTGGAGCAAGTATGTCTGCAGTTCATAAGGAAACTCATCTAGGTAAGTCTGGTACTCTCAATAGGATGCCAACATTGGAAAAATCATCACAATCAGATTTGGCATGTGAAAAGCCAATTGATATGTCTGTTGCTGATCGTGGAAATAATCACAGGCTTATTGTAAAACTTCCTAACCATGTTCAAAGCCCTGCTCAAAGTGTAAGTGGAGGTTCCTTTGAAGATCCATCTATTTTGGCCAACGGAGCATCATCTCCTGGGGTCCAGGACAAGCATGAGCACAGTGAGTTCAGAGTGAAACTAAGAGGTGATGTGTTTCGGTCTAATATTGTGGAAAATGATAATACAGAGGCATGGCAAAGCAATGATATCAAAGAACCACCAGCAGGGGCTGGAGATGTCAGATCACTAGCAGCTATCCACGATGAAGAACACATGAGTGCTCAGGATATGCGAAGTGCTACAGAGGCTCCAGGAGCTGCTGGTTCATCATCTGGAACTGAAAAGGAAGTTTTCTTGACTGAACCAAGCACAAGAAGTTCTTTTAGTTCTATTAATGCCTTAATTGAAAGTTGCATCAAATATTCTGAAGCTAGTGTTCCTTTGGttgttgaagatgatgttgggATGAATTTACTTGCAAGTGTGGCAACTGGAGAGATCTCCAATTCTGAGTTAATTTCTCCCACCGGTTCACCTGGAAATTCACCTGCAACAGAGACCAAGCCGAGGTTGTCAAATGATGATGTTGTGGCCCAGAGTCATGTTGAATCTGATGAAGCTGCTTTTGCAGACTCCAAAAAGCAGGTGAAGAGTGTTGGTTCCTTCTTGATTAGTGATGTCTCAAATGAGGATGGGACTGAGCTTTCAGGAAAAAATTGTACTGATGTCATTTTGCAGTATAATAAATTAACAAGCGAGCATGCTGAACAATCTCCCACTGTAGCTATGAGCTCTCATAGGGAGTGGAAACCTGAGGAAGAAAAAGATGGACATCCTTTTGTGTTGAAACCGTCTGAAGTGGAGAAGCAGGGTGATGATGGTACTCCATTTGACGAAAATCCGACGACAGATGGACAGGTCTTGGACCACTATACAGAATTCAAGCTTAAAGAAAGAAGCTCATCGGCAGATGTAAACAAACCTCCTATTGAATGTGCCATTCAAAATATTGGAGGTGGCAATATATGCAATTGTGAAATTTCTTGCAAGGATCCTGAGATTTCTGCTTCAGGTATTAAATCAGAAAACCTGGTTGTTGAGGAATCTCAATCATGTCCTTCAGCTGAAGAAGCACTTGAGGTTGCAACCTCATCTGACCACCAACGATCTGTGATGATAGATTCTGTGGAGAGGAGTCGTGATGCTGTTATTACATTGGGTGCTTCTGATGTTCCATTTTCTAAGAATGCTGATGAATCAGTTAGACCAGCAACCACCTCCTCTTATGCTGCTGGGCTTGTTGAAGACTTGAAAATGATGAAGACACATGAACGTCATCAAGAGAGATCAGCCAGTGAAGACCAATTGTCCAGTTGTCAAGCCAAGGAAACTGAGGATCAAGCAAAACCTGCGGGTTCGAGGTTATCTGGGGTTGATTCAGATGTGAGGGCAGATCTTGCATTATCTGCAGAGGCTTCTTCATTGGCTGTTAAAACTGAGCCAAATATTGCCAATAAGCTTGACTTTGATTTGAACGAGGGCATCCTTGGAGATGATGGAAACCTAGATGAGACTGCTGTCTCAGTTGCAACAGTGTGTTCGTCTGCAATTTTTTTTCCCGGCCTGTCTTCTTTTGCAAATGCGATGTCTAACAGCTCACCTGCTCCAATCACAGTAGCTGCACCAGCAAAAGGGCCTTTTGTTCCACCTCAAAACTTATTAAAGAGCAAGGGTGAGACTGGGTGGAAAGGCTCAGCTGCCACTAGTGCTTTTCGGCCAGCAGAACCACGAAAAGCTCCAGAGATGCCACCATCTGTTTCTGCAGGGAAGCAGTGCCGCCCTCAACTCAATATTGATCTGAATGAACCTGATGAGAGAGTTCTTGAGGACATGGCTGTCCAGAACTGTGCTAAGTCTTCCAGCTCTGAGTTGGGGACGGTAATAAATCGTGAAGCAACCCCACAGATTTCTGGGGGACTTAATCTTGACTTAAATAGAGTCGATGAAGGCACCGAAAATGGGCAGTTATTAGCAAGCACCACCTATGGATTAGAGGTGCCATTCTTGGCTGTAGGACCAGCATCAGGAGAAGTCCCTAATCGGGTGGCCAATATGTCGAGGGAATTAGATTTAAATAGTGGACCAGGTCTTGATGATGCTTGTGCTGCTCCTACAACTGGGAACCAAAATACAAAATGCACTAGAAGCATCCCTTTTGTACCTCCAGTTGCAGGCATCAGAATGAACACTGTTGACTTGGGAAGTTTATCACCATGGTTTCCCCCTGGTAGTTCATATCCTGCTCAGTCTATACCATCTTCCTTGACTGATCGAGGAGAGCAGCCTTGCCCAATTGTTGCAGCTCCAGGAGCCCAAAGAATTTTGGGGCCAGTTACTGTTAGTGGCCCCTTTGGTGGCGATGGGTATAGGGGTCCCATGTTTTCATCCTCCACAGCCATGGCATTTTCTCCTGCTACAACATTTCCATATGCTGGATTTGCTTTTGGGTCCAATTTTCCACTTGCATCAACTTCTTTTTCAGGTGGGTCGACAACCTTTGTTGATTCTTCATCTGGAGCTGGTTCAAGTTTCCCTACCATTCCTTCACCATTTTTTGGACAAGCTGGAGCCATTTTATCTAGTTATCCAAGGCCTTACGTGATAAGCCTTCCAGAGGGTAATTCCGATAGCACTCGGAAATGGATTGCACCAGGTCTTGATCTCAATGCAGGACCTGGAAACACAGATTTGGAAGGAAAAGATGAGCGATTGTCCTTGGCATCTAGGCAACTCTTAGTTGCAACCTCGCAAGCATTCACGGAGGAGCAGGTGAGAATGTTTGGAGTGCCAGGTGGGGGTTTGAAGAGGAAGGAGCCTGAAGGAGGTTGGGATGCAAACAGATCTACTTACAAACAACTCTCTTGGCAGTGATGAGAGATCAGAAGTAGCAAATGGTTAATAGCAGCGTCTAAATGTGGTGAGTGATAGATCCATTGTATATTATGTGACTGTGACCTCAAATTGTTTTCTCTGTCCGGGTTTAATATTGAGATTTATTTTACAGGCAGAGTCAACAAGGTAACCACAGGATCAGCTTGCACTAAGTTGTATGTGTGAACCCGCTCGCATGCATCCTGATGCTTCTGGGGGGAAACATGGACCTCAGGAAATTCTGAAACTTGCTGTGTTTCATGTAAATGTTGAGACATGATGCCTCCTTGATACATCAAATTCTGCTGATTCAGCAGTTGCTTTGCCCAGCATTTCTTTAGCTTGTTCAATCATGTTTTCCAAGGGCATCTAAGGGGCTTGTGGTGGACGGTGACAATAGCTTGTTGCTCACTCAGATAATTGCAATGCCAATTCATCATCTCTTTCCCCAATGCCACTGCAATCAGGTGCTTATTCCTTTCTCTAAGGTTTTCTGCCCCCAAAGAGTTGACAGATATTGATAACATGTTTGCCCAGGCATTTGCATGGCTTGTATTTATTTCCATGAGCAGAGCAATCAGATATTTGCAATGTCAAGTTTTGTCAAGTAACCTCTTAGTTTATCAGCTTGTAACCAATGGCTGCAGTGGCTCGAGTTAGTGAAGCACAGCATGTTTGTTGTTTTTATACTAAATGAGTTCCATTTCTCATTTCCAGCCTTCTAACGCATAGGTTTGTGAATGGGAATCTAATCTAAGCATTTGAACAAGGCCTAAATTGTTCTTGTGACACGTATTTGGTTCATGCTACCAGATAAACGTCTCTCAAGAGATTACGGTGTATTCCAAGTTTTGGATTATCAATGTGAGCTGCCTTAATGCTGTTTATGCTCGTACAGTACTGCCTCCTTCAACAAGTTTGTTGGAGCAATTATGTGACATTACATTGCTGCATAGAAAACAATTACGCATTTGACTCGTTCCGATTACTTAATGTTGTATTTTTGTCTTTAGAAGTTCCAAGTTGGAGAGAGCAAATGTTGGTTTGTATCTCAGGTGCTATCAATGTAAACTAAGATACATGCAGAAAATAACACTTAATTGACTTTTGCTCCATTTTCATTGTAAGCTTTCAAGCgagattaatttttattttttatctcttTGGTGACATGAACTGTTGGGAGATTCCTTGCCAGtgacatcaaaactttgcattttGTTTCAGGTGCTATGGAGTGGTGGGAAACTTACAACAGGCTGAAGCTGTGTGCGCTTACTTAAGAACAAATATTGGAATTGCCATTAAATGAACACGCGAGGGGAGAGGGGGGACAACAGATGATCTTTCGAAGCACGCAGAGACATTTAAGTCAAAAGGCGTTCTCCGCCAATCTCACGAAAAGGTTCAGTATCGATGAGGACGACGAGGGGGAGGTGATGTCGGTGATGGGATGGATCAACGACCCCTCGTCACTCGCAGCTGCAGTCGCCTTCACGAAAACACCACTTGAAGGCTAAGAGAGAGAGACGTGTCTCCGAGTGAGAGGTTCATGCACTGACCTTTTCGCACCTATTCTGATTTTTGGATGTTTTATCGAAAAAATTAAtatctaattttttataattaattattatattttttaaaaaaataatattaatcatcttaaagttgcatcttaataattttaattaatattatttattaattatattttaaaaataaaaataattaattatcatttttttaatagcACACGTGATCAAgtcatttaaataaaaaaaaaggcatCCCAAATAAAAATGAATATGGGAGACATGCATCATCCTGAAAAAAAATAATAGTGGAGGTTTTTTTGGTGAAgttttcttgattcttttcttaaaaaaaaatatataattataaattataaatttaaagtttataaaataataaaatataaaaaaaaagtaaaataaaaatcaaattattgaatgtaataatatatataactattatttgaatatttaagataaataataatatgatCTCAGAAAacctaataaatattaaatattaattagacCTAATGTCACTATGGTGACccatacaacaacaataacaataataaaattataaatttcaatTATTTGGGATCAATTATATGGATGGTTGTCGAGATAAATTTCTATTAAGTTCTTTTAGATTTTCCTCTAACTTCTTTTCATATGACTGACAATAATCATTTTGTATCTTCTAACTATcgtataatcattttcaaatccctAAATTTTATTTGAGTCGGGAAAATACTTCTTGAAATCAAATCTATTaagtcacacacacacactcacacacTATTCATTCATCAATCGAATTACTTATCATCAAAGTACGGAGTCAACATATATTATTATCTGGCATTATCATATGTTTTTAGATAAGATTCTATAAGTACTATCTTAAATTTCTAGGCCGTATTAGTATATAGTACAGTAGTATAGGATAGAAATACAAGTATGAATACGGATCAAAAATGCCCAAAAATTACAAAGACTATGGGGAATGCATGCACTATGTATGAAGCATATAGTGTCATAGGAAATGCACCTTGGAACCAAATCCTAAATGTAGAATGTCGAATCATACAATGACTTACTTCTCCTAttacatcacaagaagaaaaaggaagcaagaaatcaCTGGTTGTGACTCGAATAATATTAAGACCTCTTCAATGTTACTGAATTCTTTTAGATTTACTTTCATAAAAAACTTGCATAGATGACATTATAATTAACTTGTATCAACTGGTCGTTAACATAGTGATATGGAAACATAAATTGACATCAttgtattttcttaaaaatatctaTAAAATCATGGGTATTGGATGAACCGATGTTTCGAGCAATAAATTAAACAATCAATATtatcaaataattttaatgatgcaaAAACAATATATTATCACATAATTTTTTACATGTGAGTTTTTATTCTCTTCCATCCTTAcaataaaaaacaaaacaaaacaaaaaatacttagaatactctttaaaggaaaaaaaaaatcaaagatatttGGTAGTGAAAAAGAGATGCACGTACTTAAATCTTTTTAAGGTTCAAACGGACCATTAGTAAATCGAAGTGATTCCTGTATTTTCAGTCCGATTTTAAAACCCTAAGAACAAGAACATGCAGTATTCATTATTCATGGAGGTTTCTCCATAAGCatgttgctattttgaatatgatTATGAGTAGATGCATCTTCCTAAGTTTTAATAGGAAGGGAGGCATCCAAGGCAagccaccatcaacaaaatctccTCTCCAATCAACATTAATTTACTCACCTTAATTGGATAACACAACATCAACACCATGCCAAGACATGCATTAAATCATGCATCCtcttcccccttctctctctttccCCACCAGTTCTTCTGCGATCTGCGAACATGGCCTTAACGAGTACTCGGCAGTTGCTGCTGTTGCTTGTCGCGCTTGCGTTTgccttcttctttctctccttgATGTGCTATCCCAGACCCTTCATAGCCATCTCCCGAGGAGACCACCTTGGTTTGCGCCCTGTGAATGAGACCAACATCAGTAAGAACTCCTCTCTAGCTACGTACATGGATACTTCTTCTAATTCTGCTTTGCAGATGGCGATGCAGCGGACTGCGATTTGGCCGATGGCGAATGGGTGCGGGACTTCGATGGATCGGGTTACACCAATGGGTCGTGCCCGTTGATGCTGGAGCACAACTGTGGGAAGTACGGGAAGGATCAAGATTACGTGAACTGGAGGTGGAAGCCGAAGCAGTGCCAACTGCCGAGGTTTCAGGGGAAGGTGTTCTTGGAGATGATGAGGGGGAAGACGATGGCGTTCGTGGGGGACTCGGTCAGCCGGAACCAGATGAGTTCGCTCATCTGCTTCTTGTCTCAGGCATGAAACCGATCATGCAAGCTCTAATTCTGCATGCATGTTGATTTCACATTGCTCATAGTATTTTTTACTATTAAATATTGAATAGACCATgatcttataattttaaattattttttctttttgttcataCACAATTAATTCTAGCATGAGATAGAAGGAGCAAGTCAAGTATATCTAAAATAATACGAAGATAGACGAgagaaattaattaatatttttgatgCTAGAAGAAAAGATAGATGAAACAATTTTCCTGTACAGAATTCAATAATGAAAGAAAAGATGCATGCAGTCCATCTCACAATGGTTGAGACATAGGCTTCTTAATGTTGAAACTTACATCACTCTAAAAAAAGTTGCTAATTCAATTGCCACAAATCACTAATTATCAGCCAATTTATTGGCTCTCACTCAAGTTCTATCATTGCATCCAAACCCAAGCAAAAAGGAAATTGATTCTCATTCCCTTTCCTAAGGTTCTAATTATAAGctttacaaaacttaaaacacTTTTTTATTTTGTAATATAATACAAAATTTACATAAACATTTACCTCTCAATGGTCTCATTGCTGAATTCAAGCAGAAGAAGATACCCTAAAAACTAATGGTTAGGCAATAATATCCTCTTCACAGTATGTGCTTGACAATTATTTGTCATGGTTAAACAACAGGTTGAGATTCCACTCGGTGCAAAAAATGAGGATGAAGACACAGTCAAAACTTGGTATTTACAGTCCTACGACTTCACCCTCATGCAGTTGTGGACCAAATTTTTAGTAGAAGCAGCAGAACAAGTGATCAATGGAACAGGCACTGGATTTTATGATCTGCACTTGGATAGGATTGATATGAGCTGGTCCGGAAAGCTTCCACTGCTCGACTATCttatcatctccgatggccactgGTTCTTCCGAAAACTTTACCTCCATGAGTATGACAAACTGGTAGGCTGTGTGTACTGTTCAGAGGGCAATCTGACAGACTTTGGCATCAACTTTGCCATCCGAAAGGCCTTCAGAACAGCTTTCCAGTTCATTAACAAGTGTGAGGAGTGCGAAGGGTTGGTGACTGTGGTAAGGACATTCGCACCGGCGCATTTTGAGAATGGTACTTGGAATGATGGAGGGGATTGCAGCCGGACGAGGCCATTTGAGGAAGGTGCTATAAGCCTCACTGCCACGGAGTATGATATGAGAAGTGCTCAGGTGGAGGAGCTTGAGAGCATGAGGAGTGCAAAGGGTGGGAAAGGGTTCGGTCTTCTGGATGTGACCAAGGCTATGATGATGAGACCCGATGGTCACCCTAGTTCACACAGGGACTTCATGGGGATGGAGGGCTTCAATGACTGCGTGCATTGGTGCTTACCAGGCCCTGTTGATATGTGGAATGAAATGTTGTTGGCTGTGTTGAAGAAGGGATTGATCGCTACATAAACAATAGGTATCCATCTTTTTCTTACTGTCAGCATTCACTCAGCTCACGCTTGGCATAACAATTAAGAGAGAGAAAAGGCAGCTTATTCTGTAAACATGCACAAGGTGCTACATTTTTAGCTGTGGAGCAAAAGCAAAAGAGCTTGTAACAAATACAACATATGTTTCATCCAATTAGCTTTGAAACACAAAATTTCCAAGAGTTTGTATCTGTTTATGTTGCTTTGATGTGCAAATATTGACTATTAAGTGATGATCTGTAGAAACCCCCCCACTACTCTTATCTCTACTGTTGTTTTCTTACATGCCTTTGCAACTTACTTCATAtctatgcatttttcttttgtcGTCTCCTCTTGCTTTGGTAAGTAGGTCTGATACATTATCATGAAATCACTAATATTGTCGAAAGAGTTTATGTATATGTTTTAGAATATGAATTCAAAGGTCAAGAAGCAGAGAGTGTATGCATTTCAAGATATCTCGGACTGTTGCTTCGACAATGATTTTTGCTTGTCACGAGGATAACAATGTTGGTAATTTGAACCGGAGGAATGGGGAAGTGATCCCTATGAACTTTGTTGCTTATTGATTGACTGGAGAAAAGAAAAGTAGGTATATCAGTAGAGAAAAGAACTTAAATCTCAATTCAATATCAATTTTGGGAATTTTTTGGACTATTATACCGATCCGTAATGCCTCATATCACATaatgaaataataaaagaattaCTAATCACATAGCCTGGTATCAGTCCTTGATATAGTCTGATATCAGTATTTGAGACCATGGTTGAAGGAAGCAGAATTATTTATTTCTTCCTTCTTGTTTGGCTGCATTTTGGTTGATCTGGTTTTCGGTACTTGAATTACTAATAACGATCAGTTTCTAAGAAGTCAAATCTATTTCAACTAATATAAAGGACGAGGAAATCTGATTGGTAATGTGCAGTTTAATCTTACCAAGAAAAAGCAACAGACAAGATAAGAAAGCCTTGAATGGCACTTGAAAGAAGAGAAAAGACAGAGGAAAGCAAAGAAATCCAGGCACAAAGATACAGTAGATAATGGTGTAAGCTTGCATCTTAATGCAACTACTACTACCTAAGAAGAAAAGTAGATGATACAGAGATGGATAAGCAGTAGTTTGGACAACAGAAGAATAATAAGCTTGTGAAGAACATTGATTTGGACAAGTGAATTGAGAGTCCAAGTAGCAGTAAACTTATTGTTCCAAACAAGCAGAAATGGCATATTGGCTCAAAGCCTCAAAACAACATGGAAGATAAGATTGGTGATCGATCCAGTGCAAACATGAAGGTTGATCAAgcaacaaaagaaaatttttacaagGATTTACTTGTTTGCAGAGTGTGAAACTTCAGGATATAAGTATATTCTTAGATATGTAAGTGGACATATAAGTTAAATTCACAAGGATTTACTTGTTTGCACAGTGTGAATCTTAAGAATCTAAATAAATTCTTAAGGATCAAACATATTGTGGACATGTATACTCATATTACAAGGATTTACTTGATTGTATGCACCCTGTCAAACTACAGATACTCATTAATATTCAAGTGAAAATAAAACCAGCTCATAAATCACCAGAGGGGTGATAATATGGTACTGAATTAACAATGAAAAACTATGGTGTGGCGGAAACCTACATTCTGAAGACTTTGATGCCATCAAGTTTGATATAAATTAACATAAGAAAATTGTGTTTTTCATGTAATTCTTATCATCCATGAATATTTAAGTTGCACCAGCAATTCTGAAAAAACAAAACTACATGAAGGGTGCGAAAAATAACATAAACACAAATGTAAGATTAATTCAGAAAGTGATCTGTTCAGTAATACAAAGGCAAATGAACTGATTAACTTTCAATTTGAATCCTTTCCTCTGCAGCTTATCTCTTTATCGCGAAATTGACACCAACAAAACTGTAGAGATGGCAGGTGATTAAAACTGGACTGCATCTTTAAATTGCTGGCACAGGATACAAGTCCTGGCCAGTTCATCTAAACAACATGCGTTTTGATCAAGAATTAGCTTTTCTTCCTCTTAAAACTAAAAACTTGTGCACTGTGTTCATGTGATCTACTAGTAAGACCATTATGATTGTGAATGCATAGTAAATGCTCTTTGTTGATTGATCAAAAATAAGTTGAACATATTTGTGATCTGGTCACAGAATATTAAACTTTGGTTAATCCAGATTTATTTTAGAACTAGTAGTTGCCTACTTGTTTGATCATTTTATGCTACTGTGCATGATTTAGAAAGTTCAGCTATCTCTGAATTGCTCAAATCAATAGAATGTTGTTCTACCTTTGGATTgacacaaaaaaaagaaactacAGTGCCAGGTTCCCAAACTGGTTAGAGTAAGTCCCATAACTTCTTGTTATGCCCAGGAGTTACATTGACTGATCCTCTATCTCTCATAAGGACAAGCACTTTCCcccaaaaaaattcataaattcTGATATTTCTTAGAGAACAGTCTATATCTTGACAGACAATTATTGCATAAACCAAATACCAATAATTTATATGTAGGATTGCAACTAGATGACAAAGGAACAAtgcataatcatgattaaattataAAGATGACCTCTCTCATTAAACAACTAGTAGTgcttaatggaatctcaactgaacTTTATGCCTTCTATTTGCCACATAAGCATTTCAAATCTCATATTTCTTTCTGGCTAAGAGAGGTCAATGGCCATTAACATATTGCAAATACATATTTCATAGGGTTGACATCAGATGGGATCAGTTCTGCTTGAATGATTATCTTCGGTTGCTATGCATTCTGATTGTACATCTGAATGGTAAACATGAATCAGCATTCCAAGTGAAAGAGGTCCGGTAGGCTAAAATTTCTGTTCTTTACTTGGAGAATGAcacaaacataaaaataatacCATGGATGGGTCAAGTGTTTGCTTTCCTTTGTGGTCTCCATTAAATGATGGTGACATATAGGAGGAGAGATTGAATTCCCCATGCAACTGGTATGGAAGGTGCTTTGTGGGTCAATGACACCTCTTGCACTTAGTGGATGAAGACACATCTTGCTTTAAGTTGGTAAAGCAGTGAAGACCTGATTAGAAGAACTTTGTAGCAATCTGCAGGCATCCACAGAAAGGAGCTTTGTGGTAGCTTGGTGGCTCACACTCTGTTGCAGGCACCTAACCAAAAGAGAAGTCTTGTGTTCATCTGCTTTACATGTTTGAAGTCTTCTGAATGGCAAACTGCACATCATAAGCAAACTGATTCATTCAATGCACTCAGAGGAAGGAAAGGCTGGTATAGAAAAATCATATCAGAGCAACTCATATTTTCATTGAGCAGCAGAAACATAATTTAGACTCCTTTTTGATCTCTAGCTTGCCAGCTGAATATAAATTCCTCTCCCTAAAATTAGATTAATCTTAAAATTTTTCTCATGTAACACATCTCGTGAAATCTATGGACTGAGGATAAAGACTGGAAAAAAGAATTATTATGAATTTTTTCTTGTTAAACTTAAAACAATCATTATGTACATAATCTTCCGTCCTTGTTCTTAGCAGACAATGTGCAAGAAATGAGACACACAATTCAAGTTCTATTATTTTGTGATCCAGATCTGGGATTAAGTTTGCATGGACTTACAAACAAGCTATACTTTTGCTGACTATGTCCTGAAATGATGCAGATGAATCAACATCAAtcacttgatgaacaatgtagtaacaaaagaaaattaaataagcTTAAATTAAACAAAGGATGCAAATTGGATGGGACCTCCTCATTCATTCACAATGATGATAAATGGTGTCTCATTATTAGT encodes the following:
- the LOC135588300 gene encoding uncharacterized protein LOC135588300 isoform X2, coding for MHGREGEERKRRWHMWPVPAPGTATSAAAAAPSLLARPASALENPSLELENPRLPCDSFLKDGRKIQVGDCALFQAGSAPPFIGIIHWITSGKEGHLWFCVNWLYRPADVKLAKGVLLESAPNEVFYSFHKDVISAASLLHPCKVSFLRKGVELPVGISSFVCRRVYDITNKCLWWLTDKDYVNDRQEEVHQLLNKTRLEMNTAPQSGGNSPTLNGPTSTQQPKSGSESVHDTNSSVLSQTKGKKRDKSDQVSEFIKREHSAKPDDGGSVSFKSENMVKTEIVKITEKGRLVSSKGVDKLLNLMQLHRSERKIDASVRILVADVIAATDRYDCLGRFVQLNGVPILDDWLQEVYKWKTSDGSSPKESDKAIEELILALLRALDKLPVNLNALQSCNIGKSVNHLRNHKNPEIQKKARSLIDTWKKRVDAEITKINDAKSITSSQPVWQVKPESCDASHAVTNEIAARCPIPQTASCKNQPSKSEHSDAAMKSALVTQGSSKKESTLAASIVDVSKDPLCKAATNTGGAEMPATTAKDEKSSSSSESQNNSQSCSSNHAKTIGSLWKEDKRNSSAGSMNASKAAGSSTCHRRSSNGFSGASMSAVHKETHLGKSGTLNRMPTLEKSSQSDLACEKPIDMSVADRGNNHRLIVKLPNHVQSPAQSVSGGSFEDPSILANGASSPGVQDKHEHSEFRVKLRGDVFRSNIVENDNTEAWQSNDIKEPPAGAGDVRSLAAIHDEEHMSAQDMRSATEAPGAAGSSSGTEKEVFLTEPSTRSSFSSINALIESCIKYSEASVPLVVEDDVGMNLLASVATGEISNSELISPTGSPGNSPATETKPRLSNDDVVAQSHVESDEAAFADSKKQVKSVGSFLISDVSNEDGTELSGKNCTDVILQYNKLTSEHAEQSPTVAMSSHREWKPEEEKDGHPFVLKPSEVEKQGDDGTPFDENPTTDGQVLDHYTEFKLKERSSSADVNKPPIECAIQNIGGGNICNCEISCKDPEISASGIKSENLVVEESQSCPSAEEALEVATSSDHQRSVMIDSVERSRDAVITLGASDVPFSKNADESVRPATTSSYAAGLVEDLKMMKTHERHQERSASEDQLSSCQAKETEDQAKPAGSRLSGVDSDVRADLALSAEASSLAVKTEPNIANKLDFDLNEGILGDDGNLDETAVSVATVCSSAIFFPGLSSFANAMSNSSPAPITVAAPAKGPFVPPQNLLKSKGETGWKGSAATSAFRPAEPRKAPEMPPSVSAGKQCRPQLNIDLNEPDERVLEDMAVQNCAKSSSSELGTVINREATPQISGGLNLDLNRVDEGTENGQLLASTTYGLEVPFLAVGPASGEVPNRVANMSRELDLNSGPGLDDACAAPTTGNQNTKCTRSIPFVPPVAGIRMNTVDLGSLSPWFPPGSSYPAQSIPSSLTDRGEQPCPIVAAPGAQRILGPVTVSGPFGGDGYRGPMFSSSTAMAFSPATTFPYAGFAFGSNFPLASTSFSGGSTTFVDSSSGAGSSFPTIPSPFFGQAGAILSSYPRPYVISLPEGNSDSTRKWIAPGLDLNAGPGNTDLEGKDERLSLASRQLLVATSQAFTEEQVRMFGVPGGGLKRKEPEGGWDANRSTYKQLSWQ
- the LOC135588300 gene encoding uncharacterized protein LOC135588300 isoform X3, translating into MLSLQKDRQEEVHQLLNKTRLEMNTAPQSGGNSPTLNGPTSTQQPKSGSESVHDTNSSVLSQTKGKKRDKSDQVSEFIKREHSAKPDDGGSVSFKSENMVKTEIVKITEKGRLVSSKGVDKLLNLMQLHRSERKIDASVRILVADVIAATDRYDCLGRFVQLNGVPILDDWLQEVYKWKTSDGSSPKESDKAIEELILALLRALDKLPVNLNALQSCNIGKSVNHLRNHKNPEIQKKARSLIDTWKKRVDAEITKINDAKSITSSQPVWQVKPESCDASHAVTNEIAARCPIPQTASCKNQPSKSEHSDAAMKSALVTQGSSKKESTLAASIVDVSKDPLCKAATNTGGAEMPATTAKDEKSSSSSESQNNSQSCSSNHAKTIGSLWKEDKRNSSAGSMNASKAAGSSTCHRRSSNGFSGASMSAVHKETHLGKSGTLNRMPTLEKSSQSDLACEKPIDMSVADRGNNHRLIVKLPNHVQSPAQSVSGGSFEDPSILANGASSPGVQDKHEHSEFRVKLRGDVFRSNIVENDNTEAWQSNDIKEPPAGAGDVRSLAAIHDEEHMSAQDMRSATEAPGAAGSSSGTEKEVFLTEPSTRSSFSSINALIESCIKYSEASVPLVVEDDVGMNLLASVATGEISNSELISPTGSPGNSPATETKPRLSNDDVVAQSHVESDEAAFADSKKQVKSVGSFLISDVSNEDGTELSGKNCTDVILQYNKLTSEHAEQSPTVAMSSHREWKPEEEKDGHPFVLKPSEVEKQGDDGTPFDENPTTDGQVLDHYTEFKLKERSSSADVNKPPIECAIQNIGGGNICNCEISCKDPEISASGIKSENLVVEESQSCPSAEEALEVATSSDHQRSVMIDSVERSRDAVITLGASDVPFSKNADESVRPATTSSYAAGLVEDLKMMKTHERHQERSASEDQLSSCQAKETEDQAKPAGSRLSGVDSDVRADLALSAEASSLAVKTEPNIANKLDFDLNEGILGDDGNLDETAVSVATVCSSAIFFPGLSSFANAMSNSSPAPITVAAPAKGPFVPPQNLLKSKGETGWKGSAATSAFRPAEPRKAPEMPPSVSAGKQCRPQLNIDLNEPDERVLEDMAVQNCAKSSSSELGTVINREATPQISGGLNLDLNRVDEGTENGQLLASTTYGLEVPFLAVGPASGEVPNRVANMSRELDLNSGPGLDDACAAPTTGNQNTKCTRSIPFVPPVAGIRMNTVDLGSLSPWFPPGSSYPAQSIPSSLTDRGEQPCPIVAAPGAQRILGPVTVSGPFGGDGYRGPMFSSSTAMAFSPATTFPYAGFAFGSNFPLASTSFSGGSTTFVDSSSGAGSSFPTIPSPFFGQAGAILSSYPRPYVISLPEGNSDSTRKWIAPGLDLNAGPGNTDLEGKDERLSLASRQLLVATSQAFTEEQVRMFGVPGGGLKRKEPEGGWDANRSTYKQLSWQ